CTCCAATGCCTAAAACACCTGTGCCTGTATCTCCGGCGGGAGGCAGCATTGACTCCATTGGAAAAGTAGACAATTCGGTTGACGTGGCGAGCGAGGACCTTAAAGTCATGCGGGATTTGGCTGAAGTCAATGCGATCAGCAACATGATCACGTTAACGCCAACCGTGCAAATGACGACAGGGGATATTAACTCCGGTGCGGATCTGGATACGATCATGTCCAGAATTAACCGAACGCTTGAAGAGCAGTTTGTATCCAGTGCGGAGGGGGTTTATTTGTAATATGAGTGAATATGGATTATTCCTGAGCTTTAACAATCAGGAGGAAGTATTTCGTTTTCCGGTTAATCCGGAGAAAATTAACGTCAAGGACAGCGGTGACGGCAAATCTTATACGGTGGCAGGTCTTGGTGAAATCAATGCGATTCTATATCCGAAGTTAACGGAAATATCTTTTAACAGCTTTTTTCCGGGCCGAATGTATCCCTTTGTTCATTTAGACTCCAAGGGCGAACTCAAACTTCCAATTGATTATGTGAACAAGATCAAGGAATGGATGGAGAGCAGGAAACCTGTCCGCTTCGTTCTGACCGGCTTGGTCCCGGATCCGCTCAGCGGTACGGATAAAGGCAATGTAGTGCGAGCGATGAAAACTTTTGGTATCAATATGGCTGCTTCCATTGAAAGCTTTGATTGGAACACAGCTTCCGGTTCGCCGGAGGATATAGAATTTTCGATCACATTAAAACGTTATGTTTTTTATGGAGCTCGTAAGGTTGTACCTGTAAAAGG
Above is a window of Paenibacillus uliginis N3/975 DNA encoding:
- a CDS encoding LysM peptidoglycan-binding domain-containing protein, which encodes MSEYGLFLSFNNQEEVFRFPVNPEKINVKDSGDGKSYTVAGLGEINAILYPKLTEISFNSFFPGRMYPFVHLDSKGELKLPIDYVNKIKEWMESRKPVRFVLTGLVPDPLSGTDKGNVVRAMKTFGINMAASIESFDWNTASGSPEDIEFSITLKRYVFYGARKVVPVKGKLSTSVKKIIRPDDRKKPTSYTVAKGDSLWSIAQKLLGSGSRHAEIQKLNGIKDHEVRKLAVGRVLKIP